In the genome of Sardina pilchardus chromosome 14, fSarPil1.1, whole genome shotgun sequence, one region contains:
- the LOC134100598 gene encoding uncharacterized protein LOC134100598 isoform X2 yields MGGSSTKPEFTSNIHDKRVKNGECIEFRCETNIDDIEVKWTKDGQRLYSGGRITVSNKKLTITNAKEEDEGKYTVTISKDSDSATDSAKVTVLEYDRRWRSIEWGVNVTIKHSLQDLTLKNPQVRHLRILLHGPVGSGKSSIINSINSIFQDKVKVGALAASGSGTTFTKTFKTYQIRYREDTALPVVFNDIMGLENNDDEGVHPKDIISALKGHVNDNYQFNPRCPLSERDRSYNHSPTVDDKVHCLVSVLPAHKISLMDDEVIRKMQYIREHASEMGIPQVVFMTTVDLACPVVKNDLQRIYSSKHIKQKMQECSNKLGVPMNCIFPVKNYHEENNLDSNMDSLILDALKHTVNFAYDYVDGLETSTQPLRTHTQQSESVEIAELSADEQSEDSCSESRQDEMDALYLHERVEMDLNPVLTSTDREFDLEWRKTKWDIGSRNRMEKELREFRLLNSELKHLRILLHGPVGAGKSSFINSINSVFQGQICAGALVAAESGITFTRKYKTHKFRNGNSGHLPFVVNDIMGLEKGNSIGVQPSDIINALKGHVKNNYKFSPVSPLSVGDADYVTSPSLNDRVHCLVSVIPLDKISIMDDEVINKMRAIREAASDMDIPQAIIMTMVDKACPVVKTDLRKIFFSKRIKQNMQECSNRLGVPMNCIFPVKNYHDETELDQEMDCLILTALGRIVHFSHEYIDSLDD; encoded by the exons ATGGGAGGATCCAGTACAAAGCCAG AGTTTACATCAAACATACACGACAAGAGAGTGAAAAATGGGGAGTGCATTGAGTTCCGTTGTGAGACCAACATTGATGACATTGAAGTCAAATGGACAAAGGATGGACAGAGGTTGTACAGTGGAGGCAGAATCACAGTCAGCAACAAAAAACTGACTATCACCAATGccaaagaggaagatgagggcaAGTACACTGTAACGATCAGCAAGGACTCCGACAGTGCCACTGACTCTGCCAAAGTCACCGTGCTTG agtaTGACCGGAGGTGGCGGTCCATAGAATGGGG GGTAAATGTGACAATCAAACACAGCTTACAAGACCTGACACTCAAAAACCCACAGGTCAGACACCTGCGCATCCTGCTGCATGGGCCCGTGGGGTCTGGGAAGTCCAGCATCATCAACTCCATCAACAGCATCTTCCAGGACAAAGTCAAAGTGGGAGCGCTGGCAGCTTCTGGCAGTGGCACCACTTTCACGAAAACT TTCAAAACCTATCAAATTAGATACCGGGAAGACACAGCTTTACCAGTTGTCTTCAATGACATCATGGGTCTAGAGAATAATGATGATGAAGGCGTGCATCCTAAGGATATCATCAGTGCCTTAAAAGGACATGTCAACGATAATTACCAg TTTAACCCTAGATGCCCACTGTCTGAAAGAGACCGAAGCTACAACCACAGCCCAACTGTGGATGATAAGGTTCACTGCTTAGTCAGTGTTCTCCCAGCTCATAAAATCTCCCTCATGGACGATGAAGTTATTAGGAAGATGCAGTATATCAGAGAGCATGCAAGTGAAATGG GGATTCCTCAGGTGGTTTTTATGACCACTGTGGACTTGGCCTGTCCGGTCGTTAAGAATGACCTGCAGCGCATCTACTCAAGCAAACATATAAAGCAGAAA atgcaAGAGTGCAGTAACAAGCTTGGAGTCCCCATGAACTGCATCTTCCCGGTGAAAAACTACCACGAGGAGAACAACCTGGACAGTAACATGGACAGTTTGATACTGGATGCACTGAAGCACACTGTGAACTTCGCTTATGACTATGTGGATGGCCTGGAGACATCCACCCAGCCtctacggacacacacacagcagtcagagTCAGTAGAGATAGCAGAGCTATCAGCTGATGAGCAGTCAGAGGACTCGTGTTCTG AGAGCCGTCAGGATGAGATGGATGCTTTATACTTACATGAAA GAGTTGAAATGGACTTGAATCCTGTTTTAACATCTACTG ACAGAGAATTTGACCTTGAATGGAGGAAAACAAAGTGGGA CATTGGCAGTAGAAACAGGATGGAAAAGGAACTGAGAGAATTCCGTCTGCTGAATTCCGAACTCAAGCACCTGCGTATCCTGCTGCACGGGCCGGTGGGAGCTGGGAAGtccagcttcatcaactccatcaACAGTGTTTTTCAGGGCCAGATATGTGCAGGGGCTCTGGTTGCTGCAGAGTCTGGCATCACTTTCACCAGAAAG TACAAAACACATAAATTCAGAAATGGGAATTCTGGACATCTGCCCTTCGTGGTAAATGACATAATGGGTCTTGAGAAAGGGAATTCTATCGGAGTACAACCCAGTGACATCATCAATGCATTAAAAGGCCACGTTAAAAACAATTACAAG TTCAGTCCTGTTTCTCCACTGTCTGTGGGAGACGCTGACTATGTCACCAGCCCCTCGCTGAATGACCGGGTGCATTGTTTGGTAAGCGTGATTCCATTGGACAAGATCTCCATCATGGATGATGAGGTCATCAACAAGATGCGAGCTATCAGAGAGGCTGCCAGTGATATGG ATATTCCACAAGCCATTATCATGACAATGGTGGATAAAGCCTGCCCAGTGGTGAAGACAGATCTTAGGAAGATCTTCTTCAGCAAGAGGATCAAAcaaaat atGCAGGAGTGCAGTAACCGACTTGGTGTTCCCATGAACTGCATTTTCCCAGTGAAAAACTACCACGACGAAACAGAGTTGGACCAGGAAATGGACTGCCTTATCTTAACCGCTTTGGGACGTATTGTTCATTTCTCCCATGAATATATTGATTCTCTAGATGATTGA
- the LOC134100598 gene encoding uncharacterized protein LOC134100598 isoform X1, with amino-acid sequence MGGSSTKPEFTSNIHDKRVKNGECIEFRCETNIDDIEVKWTKDGQRLYSGGRITVSNKKLTITNAKEEDEGKYTVTISKDSDSATDSAKVTVLEYDRRWRSIEWGVNVTIKHSLQDLTLKNPQVRHLRILLHGPVGSGKSSIINSINSIFQDKVKVGALAASGSGTTFTKTFKTYQIRYREDTALPVVFNDIMGLENNDDEGVHPKDIISALKGHVNDNYQFNPRCPLSERDRSYNHSPTVDDKVHCLVSVLPAHKISLMDDEVIRKMQYIREHASEMGIPQVVFMTTVDLACPVVKNDLQRIYSSKHIKQKMQECSNKLGVPMNCIFPVKNYHEENNLDSNMDSLILDALKHTVNFAYDYVDGLETSTQPLRTHTQQSESVEIAELSADEQSEDSCSESRQDEMDALYLHERVEMDLNPVLTSTADREFDLEWRKTKWDIGSRNRMEKELREFRLLNSELKHLRILLHGPVGAGKSSFINSINSVFQGQICAGALVAAESGITFTRKYKTHKFRNGNSGHLPFVVNDIMGLEKGNSIGVQPSDIINALKGHVKNNYKFSPVSPLSVGDADYVTSPSLNDRVHCLVSVIPLDKISIMDDEVINKMRAIREAASDMDIPQAIIMTMVDKACPVVKTDLRKIFFSKRIKQNMQECSNRLGVPMNCIFPVKNYHDETELDQEMDCLILTALGRIVHFSHEYIDSLDD; translated from the exons ATGGGAGGATCCAGTACAAAGCCAG AGTTTACATCAAACATACACGACAAGAGAGTGAAAAATGGGGAGTGCATTGAGTTCCGTTGTGAGACCAACATTGATGACATTGAAGTCAAATGGACAAAGGATGGACAGAGGTTGTACAGTGGAGGCAGAATCACAGTCAGCAACAAAAAACTGACTATCACCAATGccaaagaggaagatgagggcaAGTACACTGTAACGATCAGCAAGGACTCCGACAGTGCCACTGACTCTGCCAAAGTCACCGTGCTTG agtaTGACCGGAGGTGGCGGTCCATAGAATGGGG GGTAAATGTGACAATCAAACACAGCTTACAAGACCTGACACTCAAAAACCCACAGGTCAGACACCTGCGCATCCTGCTGCATGGGCCCGTGGGGTCTGGGAAGTCCAGCATCATCAACTCCATCAACAGCATCTTCCAGGACAAAGTCAAAGTGGGAGCGCTGGCAGCTTCTGGCAGTGGCACCACTTTCACGAAAACT TTCAAAACCTATCAAATTAGATACCGGGAAGACACAGCTTTACCAGTTGTCTTCAATGACATCATGGGTCTAGAGAATAATGATGATGAAGGCGTGCATCCTAAGGATATCATCAGTGCCTTAAAAGGACATGTCAACGATAATTACCAg TTTAACCCTAGATGCCCACTGTCTGAAAGAGACCGAAGCTACAACCACAGCCCAACTGTGGATGATAAGGTTCACTGCTTAGTCAGTGTTCTCCCAGCTCATAAAATCTCCCTCATGGACGATGAAGTTATTAGGAAGATGCAGTATATCAGAGAGCATGCAAGTGAAATGG GGATTCCTCAGGTGGTTTTTATGACCACTGTGGACTTGGCCTGTCCGGTCGTTAAGAATGACCTGCAGCGCATCTACTCAAGCAAACATATAAAGCAGAAA atgcaAGAGTGCAGTAACAAGCTTGGAGTCCCCATGAACTGCATCTTCCCGGTGAAAAACTACCACGAGGAGAACAACCTGGACAGTAACATGGACAGTTTGATACTGGATGCACTGAAGCACACTGTGAACTTCGCTTATGACTATGTGGATGGCCTGGAGACATCCACCCAGCCtctacggacacacacacagcagtcagagTCAGTAGAGATAGCAGAGCTATCAGCTGATGAGCAGTCAGAGGACTCGTGTTCTG AGAGCCGTCAGGATGAGATGGATGCTTTATACTTACATGAAA GAGTTGAAATGGACTTGAATCCTGTTTTAACATCTACTG CAGACAGAGAATTTGACCTTGAATGGAGGAAAACAAAGTGGGA CATTGGCAGTAGAAACAGGATGGAAAAGGAACTGAGAGAATTCCGTCTGCTGAATTCCGAACTCAAGCACCTGCGTATCCTGCTGCACGGGCCGGTGGGAGCTGGGAAGtccagcttcatcaactccatcaACAGTGTTTTTCAGGGCCAGATATGTGCAGGGGCTCTGGTTGCTGCAGAGTCTGGCATCACTTTCACCAGAAAG TACAAAACACATAAATTCAGAAATGGGAATTCTGGACATCTGCCCTTCGTGGTAAATGACATAATGGGTCTTGAGAAAGGGAATTCTATCGGAGTACAACCCAGTGACATCATCAATGCATTAAAAGGCCACGTTAAAAACAATTACAAG TTCAGTCCTGTTTCTCCACTGTCTGTGGGAGACGCTGACTATGTCACCAGCCCCTCGCTGAATGACCGGGTGCATTGTTTGGTAAGCGTGATTCCATTGGACAAGATCTCCATCATGGATGATGAGGTCATCAACAAGATGCGAGCTATCAGAGAGGCTGCCAGTGATATGG ATATTCCACAAGCCATTATCATGACAATGGTGGATAAAGCCTGCCCAGTGGTGAAGACAGATCTTAGGAAGATCTTCTTCAGCAAGAGGATCAAAcaaaat atGCAGGAGTGCAGTAACCGACTTGGTGTTCCCATGAACTGCATTTTCCCAGTGAAAAACTACCACGACGAAACAGAGTTGGACCAGGAAATGGACTGCCTTATCTTAACCGCTTTGGGACGTATTGTTCATTTCTCCCATGAATATATTGATTCTCTAGATGATTGA